In Necator americanus strain Aroian chromosome IV, whole genome shotgun sequence, the following proteins share a genomic window:
- a CDS encoding hypothetical protein (NECATOR_CHRIV.G15503.T2) translates to MTTVALVMCPHCIEPTDNIHDLPLTVLDVLASKCFRSATHPGSDFRITAVADRFAETLGAGLLHKAQKEPALWVTRRKVGGLSPLAPCLVYGQYVYGLVQPYVQDFLRPRPHHEWINSGKFQGDIDGIDADLFRQPEGFVFFNALKNKQLTWKDGIIPYVMDPAFSHHEVKLLEKAFASYHKNTCIRFQPRNDEEDYLNIVKGFGCYSQVGRTGGKQEISLGRGCLFHEIIVHELMHSVGFWHEHSRADRDEHIHIRWDNILPGMRSQFDKISASLQDTQGEKYDYRSIMHYDSTAFSRNGRNTIEPVQEGFTEVIGSATDLSHLDIVKINKLYQCASKRKEKPKSSLENAQSVLTSKEKCQDHFVDCPHFSQYCQRASFFFVMKSYCPLTCGHCKLLES, encoded by the exons ATGACCACCGTAGCTCTTGTGATGTGTCCACACTGCATTGAGCCCACAGACAACATCCACGATCTCCCACTCACCGTTCTGGATGTGCTGGCTTCCAAGTGTTTCCGATCGGCAACCCATCCAGGATCTGATTTTAGGATCACCGCCGTCGCCGACAGGTTCGCCGAAACGCTCGGCGCAGGATTACTGCACAAAGCACAGAAAGAACCAGCACTTTGGGTGACCAGACGTAAAGTGGGCG GCCTTAGTCCTCTGGCTCCTTGTTTGGTTTACGGACAGTACGTCTACGGACTTGTACAACCGTATGTCCAGGATTTTTTGAGACCTCGACCTCATCATGAATGGATTAATTCGG GGAAATTTCAAGGAGATATCGACGGTATTGACGCAGACTTATTCAGACAACCA GAAGGTTTTGTGTTCTTCAACGCGCTTAAAAACAAGCAGTTAACGTGGAAAGATGGAATTATCCCCTACGTAATGGATCCAGCGTTCT CCCATCATGAGGTGAAATTGCTAGAAAAGGCTTTCGCAAGTTATCATAAGAACACCTGCATCCGCTTCCAGCCAAGGAATGACGAGGAGGACTATCTAAACATTGTTAAAGGTTTTGG ATGTTATTCGCAAGTAGGACGAACCGGTGGGAAGCAGGAAATCTCACTTGGTAGAGGTTGTCTCTTTCATGAAATCATCGTCCACGAACTCATGCACTCAGTTGGATTTTGGCATGAACATAGCCGAGCAG ACCGAGACGAGCACATTCACATCCGTTGGGATAACATTCTGCCTGGGATGAGGTCACAGTTCGACAAAATCTCAGCATCTTTACAG GACACTCAAGGTGAAAAATACGACTACCGGTCGATAATGCATTACGATTCTACCGCGTTCTCGCGTAATGGTAGAAACACAATCGAACCGGTGCAAGAAGGGTTTACTGAAGTTATAGGCAGCGCCACTGATCTGTCGCATCTCGACATTGTGAAA atcAACAAACTCTATCAATGCGCGTCGAAGCGCAAGGAAAAGCCAAAATCGTCCCTAGAAAATGCGCAGTCTGTTCTCACAAGTAAAGAAA AATGTCAAGATCATTTCGTGGACTGTCCGCACTTTTCACAATACTGCCAACGagcgtcttttttcttcgtgatgAAGAGCTATTGTCCCCTTACGTGTGGTCACTGCAAGCTGTTGGAGTCCTGA
- a CDS encoding hypothetical protein (NECATOR_CHRIV.G15503.T3), with the protein MTTVALVMCPHCIEPTDNIHDLPLTVLDVLASKCFRSATHPGSDFRITAVADRFAETLGAGLLHKAQKEPALWVTRRKVGGLSPLAPCLVYGQYVYGLVQPYVQDFLRPRPHHEWINSGKFQGDIDGIDADLFRQPKMRETHTNHRTLTIILCLRCALHPSEHAYKKEGFVFFNALKNKQLTWKDGIIPYVMDPAFSHHEVKLLEKAFASYHKNTCIRFQPRNDEEDYLNIVKGFGCYSQVGRTGGKQEISLGRGCLFHEIIVHELMHSVGFWHEHSRADRDEHIHIRWDNILPGMRSQFDKISASLQDTQGEKYDYRSIMHYDSTAFSRNGRNTIEPVQEGFTEVIGSATDLSHLDIVKINKLYQCASKRKEKPKSSLENAQSVLTSKEKCQDHFVDCPHFSQYCQRASFFFVMKSYCPLTCGHCKLLES; encoded by the exons ATGACCACCGTAGCTCTTGTGATGTGTCCACACTGCATTGAGCCCACAGACAACATCCACGATCTCCCACTCACCGTTCTGGATGTGCTGGCTTCCAAGTGTTTCCGATCGGCAACCCATCCAGGATCTGATTTTAGGATCACCGCCGTCGCCGACAGGTTCGCCGAAACGCTCGGCGCAGGATTACTGCACAAAGCACAGAAAGAACCAGCACTTTGGGTGACCAGACGTAAAGTGGGCG GCCTTAGTCCTCTGGCTCCTTGTTTGGTTTACGGACAGTACGTCTACGGACTTGTACAACCGTATGTCCAGGATTTTTTGAGACCTCGACCTCATCATGAATGGATTAATTCGG GGAAATTTCAAGGAGATATCGACGGTATTGACGCAGACTTATTCAGACAACCA AAAATGCGAGAAACTCACACAAACCATCGAACGCTCACTATAATCCTTTGTTTGCGTTGCGCACTACACCCGTCTGAGCATGcgtataaaaaa GAAGGTTTTGTGTTCTTCAACGCGCTTAAAAACAAGCAGTTAACGTGGAAAGATGGAATTATCCCCTACGTAATGGATCCAGCGTTCT CCCATCATGAGGTGAAATTGCTAGAAAAGGCTTTCGCAAGTTATCATAAGAACACCTGCATCCGCTTCCAGCCAAGGAATGACGAGGAGGACTATCTAAACATTGTTAAAGGTTTTGG ATGTTATTCGCAAGTAGGACGAACCGGTGGGAAGCAGGAAATCTCACTTGGTAGAGGTTGTCTCTTTCATGAAATCATCGTCCACGAACTCATGCACTCAGTTGGATTTTGGCATGAACATAGCCGAGCAG ACCGAGACGAGCACATTCACATCCGTTGGGATAACATTCTGCCTGGGATGAGGTCACAGTTCGACAAAATCTCAGCATCTTTACAG GACACTCAAGGTGAAAAATACGACTACCGGTCGATAATGCATTACGATTCTACCGCGTTCTCGCGTAATGGTAGAAACACAATCGAACCGGTGCAAGAAGGGTTTACTGAAGTTATAGGCAGCGCCACTGATCTGTCGCATCTCGACATTGTGAAA atcAACAAACTCTATCAATGCGCGTCGAAGCGCAAGGAAAAGCCAAAATCGTCCCTAGAAAATGCGCAGTCTGTTCTCACAAGTAAAGAAA AATGTCAAGATCATTTCGTGGACTGTCCGCACTTTTCACAATACTGCCAACGagcgtcttttttcttcgtgatgAAGAGCTATTGTCCCCTTACGTGTGGTCACTGCAAGCTGTTGGAGTCCTGA
- a CDS encoding hypothetical protein (NECATOR_CHRIV.G15503.T1) yields the protein MRAVGLWLCVASGLSPLAPCLVYGQYVYGLVQPYVQDFLRPRPHHEWINSGKFQGDIDGIDADLFRQPEGFVFFNALKNKQLTWKDGIIPYVMDPAFSHHEVKLLEKAFASYHKNTCIRFQPRNDEEDYLNIVKGFGCYSQVGRTGGKQEISLGRGCLFHEIIVHELMHSVGFWHEHSRADRDEHIHIRWDNILPGMRSQFDKISASLQDTQGEKYDYRSIMHYDSTAFSRNGRNTIEPVQEGFTEVIGSATDLSHLDIVKINKLYQCASKRKEKPKSSLENAQSVLTSKEKCQDHFVDCPHFSQYCQRASFFFVMKSYCPLTCGHCKLLES from the exons ATGAGGGCGGTAGGTCTGTGGCTATGCGTCGCTTCAGGCCTTAGTCCTCTGGCTCCTTGTTTGGTTTACGGACAGTACGTCTACGGACTTGTACAACCGTATGTCCAGGATTTTTTGAGACCTCGACCTCATCATGAATGGATTAATTCGG GGAAATTTCAAGGAGATATCGACGGTATTGACGCAGACTTATTCAGACAACCA GAAGGTTTTGTGTTCTTCAACGCGCTTAAAAACAAGCAGTTAACGTGGAAAGATGGAATTATCCCCTACGTAATGGATCCAGCGTTCT CCCATCATGAGGTGAAATTGCTAGAAAAGGCTTTCGCAAGTTATCATAAGAACACCTGCATCCGCTTCCAGCCAAGGAATGACGAGGAGGACTATCTAAACATTGTTAAAGGTTTTGG ATGTTATTCGCAAGTAGGACGAACCGGTGGGAAGCAGGAAATCTCACTTGGTAGAGGTTGTCTCTTTCATGAAATCATCGTCCACGAACTCATGCACTCAGTTGGATTTTGGCATGAACATAGCCGAGCAG ACCGAGACGAGCACATTCACATCCGTTGGGATAACATTCTGCCTGGGATGAGGTCACAGTTCGACAAAATCTCAGCATCTTTACAG GACACTCAAGGTGAAAAATACGACTACCGGTCGATAATGCATTACGATTCTACCGCGTTCTCGCGTAATGGTAGAAACACAATCGAACCGGTGCAAGAAGGGTTTACTGAAGTTATAGGCAGCGCCACTGATCTGTCGCATCTCGACATTGTGAAA atcAACAAACTCTATCAATGCGCGTCGAAGCGCAAGGAAAAGCCAAAATCGTCCCTAGAAAATGCGCAGTCTGTTCTCACAAGTAAAGAAA AATGTCAAGATCATTTCGTGGACTGTCCGCACTTTTCACAATACTGCCAACGagcgtcttttttcttcgtgatgAAGAGCTATTGTCCCCTTACGTGTGGTCACTGCAAGCTGTTGGAGTCCTGA